ATGATTGAGACTGACCTTCATTCGTATCTACTTTAGGTTTACTAGACGTACTTTGTTGTTGGTCTTGTGAAGTAGATGTAGATTTCTGTGATTGTGTATCAGTTGATTTGTCGTTAGTAGAAGATGTTGTACTTTTAGCATCTTTACTATCGCCTTCACTTTCACTAGATGTCGTACTATTATGTTCTGATTGATCTTGCTTGGATGATTGTTCTGAGTGGCTGTCGTTATGTGATTGATCGGATTCACTTTGTTGTTCAGTTTGATCTTTCACACTCTCACTTGATTGTGTGTTTGATTGATCACTTTGACTATCTGTAGATTGAGTACTATCAGCATTGTCATTTTTTTCTGAACTTTGTGTTTTTTCTGAGGAAACCGATTCGCTATTTGAAGGATTTTCGTTGGTGCTTGCATGTTTAAGTTCTGTTGAATTTTGATTTGCAACAGCTTCACTTTGCGTGGAAAGTTCTGAAGTTATAGGCAATTCAGAAGCCGCCATAGCTTGATGATTATGTAACATATTCACTGTAAAAGCACCACCAGCTATGGTTGTAGCTTTTATAGCATTTCTTTTTACGAAATTACCTTTGTCTTGTGTTTCATCAGGACCTTCACTTGTGTGATTAGAAAAGATAGGTAATCCCATGATTTGCATGAGTTTAATTTCTTTGATACCTGATTTAATCCAGTGTTTGCCTGATTTATATAATTTAACCCGTGATTTTTCTTCTTCTAAACTGTGTTTTAAATTTCTTTGTCTTTTTGACATTGAACCATACTCCTTTTAAATGTTGCTTTGTAAGAATGGGTTAGTATCAATGTAATAATACACTAATAAATAACTTCAATATTACAATACAAATATACCACATATAAAGAATAATAAATAATAATATTATTTGGAAAATAAATTTGTTACTTTTTGGTAACGAATAGAGCTAAATTAAATAATATTGTGTTAGCAATGTTTCTGTCGACAATTATAATTAAGCTAAATGTTTTTGAGAAAACTTATTTTTATAAATTTGCAAGTAAATAGGAAAATGTTTGATAAGGGCACACTCCGGTTTGTATGAGGTCAATCTGACATCGGTCTTAATGATTGTAATATAAAGATAAATGAACTTAATAAGTCTTCAAAGTCTAATTGATATGCTGTTATGTTATCAATTAGGCTTTTTTAATTAATTTAATTGTGGCTATAAATTTATATTGTATTATTTACTTTTTTATAGTAATCTTTAAAACGAAATAATTACGATTTGAAAGGTTAAGGATAATAATATGGGAAATACATACGATATTTGGTGGAAAAAGGGAGAAGAAACGGATGATGACATGGCAAGGGATCATCAAGAGTCTTGGCAAAGAATCATTCACATGCTTGATCCAGTACAGATTAAGGGACAAACAATTTTAGATTTTGGTTGTAATCAGGGCGGCTTTTTACGCCAACTGTATCAAACATATGAATTTGATAAAGGAGTGGGTATTGATTTAGCTTACAACTCATTAGAAAAGGCGAACACATTAAAAGAACAACTCCCCCTCGAATACTTTTTAACGGATAAGCCTCAAACGACAGGATATAAGTTTGACACAGCTATAAGTACGTCAGTGTTATATCTTATTGAAGATGTCCCTCAACATGCAAGAGATTTAAAAGCAGTTTTAAAAGAAAAGGGTGTTTATTACGCCACATTTGCAGATCATACGAATAATCCAAGTAGATATTTTATGAA
The DNA window shown above is from Staphylococcus sp. M0911 and carries:
- a CDS encoding methyltransferase domain-containing protein, whose product is MGNTYDIWWKKGEETDDDMARDHQESWQRIIHMLDPVQIKGQTILDFGCNQGGFLRQLYQTYEFDKGVGIDLAYNSLEKANTLKEQLPLEYFLTDKPQTTGYKFDTAISTSVLYLIEDVPQHARDLKAVLKEKGVYYATFADHTNNPSRYFMKETIDKYGATPSQDHSLKHIVDSFVAEGFEVAVIKESVPDVINLTNYSDFYLSPSDYLRTLFEESFLIKATLKEGTK